From the Microbacterium thalassium genome, one window contains:
- a CDS encoding DUF222 domain-containing protein, with protein MLIFTDLEAAIGRVRATFGEDVDVAGVPARVVGLGADAAVEMMTDVTEAIRSLELLRTTAAGVVAAASTRDRGHAGAAQTRGHRTPESLVQEITGSTRAEATKAVRVGESLVLGAAAESAGSDEPQTTGGEQDVDALIARQTEDPQTARTWRAPADDALITGTITNAQHDAIVRGLGAPVESSADDAREAWSLAVERLVAEAPNRTIEELAKAARSIRDILDPEGAQRRFDERNTGRSFRLYTDSDGVRRASIAFDDEGGAWAAAILDAGLRPRRGGPRFVDAEEKSRADDLVADPRTNEQLAYDLFIDVLRAGALADAKQVFGTRQAGVRMVIMAESVESPAAVGHLEEDGATLPAWLVARRGCDLGYTEVITDSGGNPLYLGRESRLFSAKQRIALAVRDGGCRWRSCDRPASYCEAPHRRMGRRRREDRRRSRNPALSLPSHGSAPRRVADHPQRWR; from the coding sequence ATGCTCATTTTCACCGATCTCGAGGCGGCGATCGGCCGCGTGCGAGCCACGTTCGGTGAGGATGTGGACGTCGCCGGAGTGCCGGCGCGCGTCGTGGGGCTGGGGGCTGACGCCGCGGTCGAGATGATGACCGACGTCACCGAGGCGATCCGTTCGCTCGAGCTGCTGCGAACCACCGCAGCGGGCGTCGTCGCCGCCGCGTCGACGCGCGACCGTGGTCACGCCGGAGCGGCCCAGACGCGCGGGCACCGCACGCCCGAGTCGCTGGTGCAGGAGATCACCGGGTCGACGCGGGCCGAGGCGACGAAGGCGGTTCGTGTCGGCGAGTCGCTCGTGTTAGGCGCCGCGGCGGAGTCGGCCGGGTCGGACGAGCCCCAGACCACGGGCGGCGAACAGGACGTCGACGCGCTGATCGCCCGTCAGACCGAGGATCCGCAGACAGCGCGGACGTGGCGGGCCCCCGCCGACGATGCGCTGATCACCGGCACGATCACGAACGCGCAGCACGATGCGATCGTGCGCGGTCTGGGCGCGCCGGTGGAATCGTCGGCCGACGATGCACGCGAGGCGTGGTCGCTGGCGGTGGAGAGGCTGGTTGCCGAGGCTCCGAACCGGACCATCGAAGAACTCGCCAAGGCGGCGCGGTCGATCCGCGACATCCTCGACCCGGAAGGCGCGCAGCGCCGGTTCGACGAGCGCAACACGGGTCGGTCGTTCCGGCTCTACACCGACAGCGACGGCGTGCGCCGCGCGTCGATCGCGTTCGACGACGAAGGCGGTGCGTGGGCGGCCGCAATCCTGGACGCAGGCCTGCGCCCCCGGCGGGGTGGGCCCCGCTTCGTCGACGCCGAGGAGAAGAGCCGGGCCGACGACCTCGTGGCCGACCCGCGAACCAACGAGCAACTGGCCTACGACCTCTTCATCGATGTGCTGCGCGCGGGCGCTCTGGCCGACGCCAAGCAGGTGTTCGGCACGCGGCAGGCGGGGGTGCGGATGGTGATCATGGCCGAGAGCGTCGAATCGCCCGCCGCCGTCGGGCACCTCGAGGAGGATGGCGCGACGCTGCCGGCTTGGCTGGTCGCCCGGCGAGGGTGCGACCTCGGCTACACCGAGGTCATCACCGATTCCGGCGGGAATCCGCTCTACCTGGGGCGGGAATCGCGTCTGTTCTCGGCGAAGCAGCGGATCGCGCTCGCCGTGCGCGACGGCGGATGCCGGTGGCGCAGCTGCGACCGGCCCGCGTCGTACTGCGAAGCACCACATCGACGGATGGGCCGCCGCCGACGGGAAGACCGACGTCGATCGCGGAATCCTGCTCTGTCGCTACCATCACATGGCTCTGCACCACGGCGGGTGGCGGATCACCCGCAGCGGTGGCGATGA